The Ovis canadensis isolate MfBH-ARS-UI-01 breed Bighorn chromosome 13, ARS-UI_OviCan_v2, whole genome shotgun sequence genome includes a region encoding these proteins:
- the SMIM26 gene encoding small integral membrane protein 26, with the protein MRPAQALSWYRRMSVVYGLGAWTLLGSLIFLSQKKSKPPGDKVEQKDASRNELFEPPKGFYVETIVTYREDFVPVTARIINYLKSWTGGPGPKS; encoded by the exons ATGCGGCCGGCGCAAGCCCTTAGTTGGTACCGGCGGATGTCAGTAGTTTACGGACTGGGCGCCTGGACCCTGCTGGGCTCCTTGATTTTTTTGAGTCAGAAAAAGAGCAAGCCGCCAG gtgatAAAGTAGAACAAAAGGATGCCTCAAGAAACGAACTATTTGAGCCCCCAAAAGGCTTTTATGTGGAAACGATTGTCACATATAGAGAAGATTTTGTTCCAGTTACTGCCAGGATCATCAACTATTTGAAATCATGGACTGGTGGCCCTGGACCAAAATCATGA